One region of Chanodichthys erythropterus isolate Z2021 chromosome 19, ASM2448905v1, whole genome shotgun sequence genomic DNA includes:
- the mmrn2b gene encoding multimerin-2 yields MAQTLPLLLLAVLNSLSCHSEVRARDPDVEEEEAVGTRGRGHHMPDTFGMPHEHHSIPVPPDGTPQNSAAPSKETIHQAAKRGNWCAYINHRMVTTAVLCATETQTVKSVNPCPDGAPDCQIITYRQSSRPVYKQKQTALSSMHWKCCPGYGGYNCLEKDKPPEDEKHSSKSEVNDNGNSAGKMETDLLEDGSWADKPQQEAPIHGSSPNQSPVGAKEGIHTSQPLPFLDSSILLSMHRLMSTMMSQLQPVLESFNQTLEHLSSEVDTLSQDLQQLRMEQEDNRSISRGEGHSGSIEQRLEYSHLQIDQMKTQLDAQKDQMERAFQTQQELLKHNLTKLKGEMDDQISQSQDAQVNLQSLTELVEEVRLGQNGLEEALQRQRAEFVNLSGGQPTQVSGVWEAITRLDEKAQSNSVQLSSLSETSKDSARMIKDLQRDQLILGQSLEEVKQRNEVHFAEIGLEVEANRVRVLNSIGELTSNLSAHEGQLREIELDLDNIYHQLQRNDSLISEQVCSCKSIGSSLARLELEVANVTHLTRQNQLALEEADLDMIRFTEMEDLHQGLLNMKESLAFEQSRSRSLHDSISQLQASLLDSQQEIQGLKEQDENKSADIRGLSATFSSLLNDAVRHSDVLEVLLGEEVLEFTRWSHSQKKEFSIPDLLQRMHVMQQKIETHDMSLNSLRRKHPDGDEMNSDDPVTYSEGTATKNLVKGTESYQSSLEPLTGEEDVDYSVSDFWSLGKEVEQLAGRITMLEERCGNCTEPPGGSVVELQADIASLRQSLEDHLRIFQKLFSNTEELVSTTRSLNLHEVWRLVRKKEEKRRRGHQNQDQMKREEKTSSVRSKRHSETEHAQLLHPPVVFITSLDYRIGPNGELASKNVAVNYGGTFNPTSGVFQAPETGLYLFLVTLDFERGLSLAVLKRGGVPVASIRQEQGEKRGPVSRASLLELRRGETVTLELMHGSLRKAQPGDNTLSGLLLFITEHKDLL; encoded by the exons ATGGCCCAGACTCTGCCTCTGCTGCTGTTGGCCGTGCTGAACTCTCTGAGCTGTCACAGTGAAGTGAGAGCCAGGGACCCTGACGTGGAGGAAGAGGAAGCTGTGGGGACTAGAGGAAGGGGACATCATATGCCTGACACCTTTGGGATGCCACATGAACATCACAGCATCCCAGTGCCTCCAGATGGCACACCTCAAAACTCAGCAGCACCCTCAAAAGAGACTATACATCAAGCTGCAAAAAGAGG AAACTGGTGTGCGTATATAAATCACCGTATGGTCACCACAGCCGTACTCTGCGCTACAGAGACTCAAACAGTGAAATCGGTGAACCCCTGTCCCGATGGAGCTCCTGACTGTCAAATAATCAC GTATAGGCAATCCTCACGGCCTGTGTACAAGCAGAAGCAGACAGCACTCTCTTCTATGCACTGGAAGTGTTGCCCAGGCTATGGAGGATACAACTGTCTGGAAAAAG ACAAACCTCCAGAGGATGAGAAACATTCTTCAAAGTCTGAGGTTAATGACAATGGCAACTCAG CAGGTAAAATGGAAACAGACCTATTGGAAGACGGAAGCTGGGCTGACAAACCTCAACAGGAGGCTCCCATTCATGGTTCTTCACCAAACCAGAGCCCTGTTG GTGCCAAAGAAGGGATCCATACCTCTCAGCCTCTGCCATTCCTTGATTCATCAATTCTGCTGTCAATGCATCGGTTAATGTCAACTATGATGAGTCAGCTTCAACCAGTGCTAGAAAGCTTCAATCAAACACTGGAGCATCTGTCCAGTGAGGTGGACACACTGTCTCAGGACTTGCAGCAGTTGCGGATGGAACAGGAAGACAACAGATCCATCAGCAGGGGTGAAGGTCATAGTGGATCTATTGAGCAGAGACTAGAGTACAGCCATCTCCAGATCGACCAAATGAAAACCCAACTGGACGCACAGAAAGACCAGATGGAGAGGGCCTTTCAGACCCAACAAGAACTGCTGAAACACAACCTAACGAAACTGAAGGGAGAGATGGATGATCAGATCAGTCAGAGTCAGGATGCACAG gtgaatctccagtCACTAACTGAATTGGTTGAGGAGGTGAGACTTGGCCAGAATGGGCTGGAAGAGGCACTGCAGAGACAGCGTGCTGAGTTTGTCAATCTGAGTGGAGGTCAGCCAACACAAGTGTCAGGAGTGTGGGAGGCCATCACTCGGCTAGATGAGAAGGCACAAAGTAACTCTGTGCAGCTCAGCAGCTTGTCTGAGACTTCAAAGGATTCTGCTAGAATGATCAAGGATCTGCAAAGAGACCAATTGATCCTGGGACAAAGCCTAGAAGAGGTCAAACAACGCAATGAGGTTCACTTTGCAGAGATAGGTCTGGAGGTGGAGGCTAATCGTGTCAGGGTCCTCAACAGCATTGGTGAGCTTACATCTAACCTAAGTGCACATGAGGGTCAGTTGAGAGAAATTGAGCTTGACCTGGACAACATCTATCATCAACTACAAAGAAATGATTCGTTAATTTCAGAGCAGGTCTGTAGCTGCAAGTCGATTGGCAGTTCACTAGCTAGGTTGGAGCTGGAGGTGGCTAACGTCACACATTTAACAAGACAGAACCAACTTGCACTTGAGGAGGCAGATCTAGATATGATTCGGTTCACTGAAATGGAGGATCTTCATCAGGGCCTGTTGAATATGAAGGAATCACTGGCCTTTGAACAGAGCAGAAGCAGGAGTCTTCATGACAGTATTTCCCAGCTACAGGCTTCACTCCTGGACAGCCAACAGGAGATACAAGGCTTAAAAGAGCAGGACGAGAACAAGTCGGCTGACATTCGAGGCCTATCAGCTACCTTCTCTTCCCTCCTAAATGATGCAGTACGCCACTCTGATGTCCTGGAAGTGCTACTTGGAGAAGAGGTCTTGGAATTCACACGCTGGTCACATAGCCAAAAGAAAGAGTTCAGCATCCCAGATcttttacagagaatgcatgtgaTGCAGCAAAAGATTGAGACACATGATATGAGTCTGAATTCTCTTCGGAGAAAGCATCCTGACGGAGATGAGATGAATAGTGATGACCCAGTGACATACTCGGAGGGGACTGCCACAAAGAACCTTGTGAAGGGCACCGAAAGTTACCAGTCCTCATTAGAACCTTTGACTGGAGAGGAGGATGTGGATTACTCGGTCAGTGACTTCTGGAGTCTGGGAAAAGAGGTGGAGCAATTAGCAGGCAGAATAACCATGTTGGAAGAGCGCTGTGGCAACTGCACTGAGCCCCCTGGTGGTTCTGTTGTAGAACTGCAAGCAGATATAGCATCCCTACGTCAAAGCCTGGAGGATCATTTGAgaatttttcaaaaacttttcagTAATACAGAAGAACTAGTCAGCACGACTAGAAGCCTGAACctacatgaagtttggaggctggtgagaaagaaagaagaaaagagaaGGAGGGGGCACCAAAACCAAGACCAGatgaaaagagaagaaaagacttCCAGCGTGCGAAGCAAAAGACACAGTGAAACAG AACATGCACAGTTACTACATCCCCCCGTGGTGTTCATCACAAGCCTGGACTACAGAATAGGACCAAATGGGGAGCTTGCATCAAAAAATGTGGCTGTGAACTACGGTGGTACTTTTAATCCTACATCAGGGGTGTTCCAGGCCCCTGAGACGGGACTCTATCTCTTTTTAGTGACCTTAGACTTTGAGAGAGGCCTTTCATTGGCTGTACTGAAGCGCGGTGGAGTTCCAGTGGCCTCCATCAGACAGGAACAAGGGGAAAAGAGGGGACCAGTGAGCCGAGCCTCTCTGCTGGAGCTTCGGCGAGGGGAGACAGTTACATTAGAATTGATGCATGGATCATTACGAAAAGCGCAACCTGGGGATAACACACTGTCTGGACTGTTGCTCTTCATTACAGAGCACAAGGACTTGCTGTGA